The DNA segment GGATGCGCTTGGTGCGCTGACTGCACGCGGCGAGAAAGATTTCCGGGGCGGATGAATGTGCATATTCCTCAAGAAAGTGATGCTCGACTTCCCACATGTGGTCGATGCCGAGTCGGTCGGCGAGCTCGACCTGGTCGAGCGCGTCCTGAAACAGTTTCAGTTCCTGGCCCGGCGTCCAGGGACGCGGCAGTTGATGCTCATAGAAGGTGCCGAATTTCATGATGCGGGGACGTTGCTCCTTGGGATGTGCTGCTACGGTCGAGCTTTCGCGCCGTCGACAAACAGCGTCCGCTCGACCATATCGATGACTTCATGCTTGCGATGTTCGATGGATTTCGGATCGAACAGGTTGACGTTCCACAGCCGCTTCACCACTGCTGCGGTCGTGAAGTAGCCGGTGATGATTGAATTCAGGGTCTGCAGAAAATTGAACGAATCCAGCTCCGACCGGAAGGCACCTTCGCGCTGCCCGCGAAAGATAAAGTTCACCCCGAGCGCGTTGAGCGGCGGCAAGCGGCGCTTCATCACGGTCCGCCCCACGCCGCTTTCGTCGGCGAATTCCTTCCACAGCAGTTTCATCGCATCGGGCTTGCGCGCAATGAAGTCGATCGAATCGGCGATTGCCTTGCGCATCTGCTCCTGTGGCCCTCCCGGGCTCGCCATGACCAGGCGCGCCGAATCCTCCATCGCGTTGAAAATCTGGTCCAGCACCGACAGATAAAGCTGCTGCTTGGAGGGAAAATGATGCAGCAGGGAGGGCGCCTTGATGCCGATGCGCTTGGCGATATCGCGCAGGCTGGTACCCCGATAGCCGCGATCCGAGAACAACGAGAGGGCGACCTGCAACACCCGATCGCGGGTGTCCAGACCGCGGCTGAGGGGAACGACCCGGGTGGCAAGACGATGGCTCCGGGAACTCTTCATAGGGGCTCTGGCCGGTCCCCATCGTATCTAACGCTCGTTAGGTAGTCAAACCTGTGTGGCCACTGGGCACATTCTCCTCTTTCACTTTCAACCGTAGTAGAAGTCGTGGTGAGAAACACCATCCGGAGGGTCCTGCGATGCCCGATCTGCATTGGAAGCCGGCCTACGAGCTGGCCGCCATGATTCGCCGCCGCGAGCTCAAGGCGGCCGAACTGATGGCCGTGACTATCGCACGGCTGGAAAAGGTCAATCCCAAGCTCAACGCCTTCGTGGCGCTGCGCGCCGAGCAGGCGATGGATGAAGCGCGCGCGCTGGACGAGAAAATCGCGCGTCGCGAAGAGGTCGGTCCCCTAGCCGGACTGCCGCTGGGCGTGAAAGACCTCGAGGACGCGGCCGGACTGCCCACCACCTTCGGCTCCAAGCCGTTTAGGAACAATCGGCCGGCGGCCGATTCGGTTCAGGTCGCGCGGCTCAAGGCTGCCGGCGCGATCGTGCTGGGCAAGACCAACGCTCCCGAGTTTGGCTACACCGGCTTCACCAAGAACCTGCTGTTCGGCGTGACGCGAAATCCGTGGAATCTGGAGCGCACCCCGGGGGGCTCTTCGGGCGGCAGTTCTGCCGCCATTGCCGGCGGTATCGTTCCGCTGGCAACCGGGTCTGATGGCGGAGGCTCGGTGCGGATTCCCGCCTGCTACACCGGATGCTTCGGGATCAAGTGCAGCAACGGCCGAATACCCAGCGACCCGACGCTCGGGATGATCCCGTGGAACGACACCTCGGTCCTCGGGCCGCTGACGCGAACGGTCCGCGATGCGGCTCTATACCTCGATGCGACCGTCGGGTACCATCCGGCCGATCCGGACTCGTTGCCGCATCCGGGGGTTTCCTATGCGGCGATGCTCGATCGACTTCCCCGCAAACTGCGAATCGCGTTTCATCCTGACTTTGGCGAACTGGTGCAGCGCGACGTTGCGCGCGAAGTTGCCCGAGCGGTCGATGTGTTCAAGGCACTGGGTCACGAAGTCTCGGTCATCGACGATCGCCTCCCCGAGGTCGGCCGGGACTGGCAACGTCTCGGTGCGACTCAAGGCTACGCGATGCTGCACGAGATGATCGAGGAAAATCGCCGTGACTTCGGGCGGGCCTATCTGTCAGGACTGGAAGCCGCCAACCATATCAGCTGGCGCCACTACGGCGCCGCGTATCGCCATCGCAATGAGCTGAACGAATGGTGCAAGCGCATCTTCGCGCGTTTCGATTTGCTGATGACCCCTACGTTGCCCACTGAGGCGTTTGCCGCCAAGGGTCCACCCCCCAGCGAAATCGATGGAAAGCCGGTCCGCGATGTTATGGCAGTTGTGGCGTTCACGTTCCCATTCAACATGAGCGGGCATCCCGCCTCGTCGGTGCGGGCAGGACTGACGGACGCCGGTCTGCCCGCCGGCCTGCAAATCGTCGCGGAGCGCCATCACGAGGACCTGGTGCTGCAGGCCTCTTTCGCGTACGAACAAGCGCGGCCGTGGCAGGATGAATGGCCTGAGATCTAGGACGCCGAATCCGCGGTGGGGGGACGACCAATCAGCGCAGCCTGTTTAGCTACGCAAATTGCCTATGCACCGCTGCGAACGCGCGCTCGGTGACCTCGAGCGTTTGCTTGATGTCCTCCTCGTTGTGCGCTGCGGAAATGAACCAGTTGTGGCGCGGCGCCAGATAGACGCCGTTAAGTGAACACTCGCCGGCAAACACTTTCATACGGTCGTGACGGCCGCCATCGTCTTTGAAGGTCATGTATGGAATCGCGGGCGGTCCCGAGTAGGTCACTTCCAACGCCGCGCTGCGCGCCTGCGCGAGCATGCCGTCGCGCAGCTTTTCCCCGAGCATCCGCATCCGCTCGATTCCGTTGGCCGCCTTAAGCTCCTTAAGGCACGCCAGGGCAGCAGCCATCGGCACCGCGCTGGTGAAATAGGAACCGGTAAAGAACACCTCCTGGGCGGCCTGCTTGAGACTCTCGCGGCCAAGGCAAGCGGAGAGCGGATAGCCGTTAGCGATCGCCTTGCAATAGGTCGTCAAGTCCGGACGGATACCGAAGAATTCGCCCGACCCTCCGAGATGCAGCCGAAACCCCGCGCGGACATCATCCAGGATCAAAACAATTCCGTTCCGATCGCAGAGCTCCCGCACGCCGGCAAGAAATCCTTCGACCGGAAGCTCGCTGTCGTGACCAGCATCGTGGCGGAACGGCGACAGGACGACTCCGGCGATTTCGCCCTGGTTTTCAGCCACCGTGTGGCGAAGGCTTTCCAGCTGGTTGAAATCAAAGTACACGATGTTCGCCCGGTCTTCCGGCGTCACTCCGCCCGGCGCCGGCGTGCACCATGCGTGGGTCCCGTGATAGGCGCCCGAGCACATGGCAATCTTCTTTCGTCCCGTCGCATGACGAGCGACCTCGGTCGTCCAGGTGCACACGTCCGACCCGTTCTTGGCGAACACCGTCCAATCCGCGCACGGCGTGATCGAAACCAGGTATTCGGCCAGGTCGACCCACAGCGGGCTCGGGGCGTTGAAACAGTTGCCGAGCTCTGCCTGGTGGCGCGCCGCTTCCTCAACCCGGGGATGGCGATGGCCGAGCACGATCGGCCCGTACGAGCACATGTAGTCGATGTACTCGTTACCATCGACATCCCAGATGTGGGAGCCCTCGCCGCGCGCGAAGAACGAGGGGAAGGTCCCCCTGGTCAGCATGATCGGATTCTGATGACCGTAGATTCCGCCGGGCACCACTTTGCGCGCACGCTCCATGAGGGCGTTGCTCTTTTCGAATGTGTAGGTCTTCACCGCAAATCCTCCGCTGCGTTTCAACGCCGACTATGGTCCGAGCGTTCTACCTCGCTGCGCGCAAGGCAAGCACAGACCCGGTTCTAGGGGAAAGTCAGACCAGGCTCTCAGAATCAGTGACGGTAAGTGGTCTGGGTAACCGTACCGAGCGTCGGAATTGCGCCTACGCGGGTTAGTTCTTCGCGCAGCTTGGCGCGTGAGAGGGGTTTGGAGAGAACCGCAGATGCCCCCAGTTCGTAGCTCTGGGCGATATCGCGATCGTACATCGAACTGGTGACCACAAACAGCGGGATGCTCGCGCAGACTTCACTTCCCCGTATGGCTGTGAGCACCGAGAAGCCGCCATTCTCGGGTAGCCTGAGATCGACGAAAAATAAATCGGGACGGTCGGACTCGGTGAAGCGCGGGATCATCTCGAGTGCTTCTTCCGCGCTCTGCGCGTGGAGCATCTCGATCGCGTCGCCCAGCACCTGGCGCATAACCGTAAGCGCAATGAACACGTGGTCGGGATTGTCCTCGACCAGAAAAATCCGTACACCTGAAGCCGCTGGGTCGTTATCGTCGTTGTCCATAGTCCCTGCTTGTGAAGATGCCTGATGGAAGCACTCCACTCTCCCTGAAAACGCCGGACTTGAAAAGAGGAATTTGGATCGCAGCCGGCCTGCCTTAAGTGGTCGGACCGCGACTAGTATGCGGTAGTAGTATTTAGCTGCGCAAATTTAGCTCTTGTCTAACGGCTGGAAGGCTAAAAATTTTTCCCCAGAGTCCCATTTGGCCACACCCGAGCAGCGATCCAGCGGGGCTGACCCCACCGCACCGGCACGGTCGCGCGCGGTCGCCGGGATGACTAGAATTCGCCATGGTTGCCTCCCTCTCTGGAGACAGAAATTCCTCTCGCGCCGCCCACCACCGTAGCTAGGCGGCGTTGGGAGAGAAAGGTCCACGATCGCATTGCTCGAACGTATCTTTGGCTCGAAACTGTTCAACCATCCGCTGCTCCAGAGATATACCCGGCTGGTCCACGAGGATCTGGCGGCAACCTATTCGCGCGACATCCAGAAGTGGCTCCTGGTGGCACCCCTAATCGGGGTCGCAACCGGCCTAGTCATTACAGTCATCAACCTGCTCATCCTGGAACTGATCTGGGCGCGGGCATTGCCCGCGTATCTGCAACATCACTGGATGATCGTACCCGGGTTGCTGGTAGGGTTTCTGGTGACCGGGCTCATCATGCAGTTTTGCACCCCCGATCCGGACCAACATTCCACCGAGGAGATCATCCGCTCGTACCATGACCACCAGGGCGATATCGATATTCGCCCTTTCTGGTGGAAACTGCTGGCCGCGGTGACGACGGTCAGCTCGGGCGGAAGCGCCGCGATGGAAGGTCCGAGCATTTACGGAGGAGGGGCGATCGGATCTTGGCTGTGGACCAAGCTGCGGCGGTTTGGACTCGAATCGCGCGACCGGCGGATCATGTTGATCAGCGGCGCCGGAGCGGGAATGGCGGCGGTGTTCCGTGCCCCGCTCACCGGCCTGGTCTTCGCGATGGAAATGCCTTACAAGGACGACCTCGCACACGAGGCATTGCTGCCCTCGCTGATCGCATCCGTGGTCTCCTATGCCACCTTGGTCACTCTGGTAGGAAGCGAGCCGCTGTTCGGTTTCTCGGGCACGACCACCTTCGAGGCGATCGACCTGCTATGGTCCGCTCTCCTCGGCATTGGGATTGGGCTTATCGCGCTCGTCTTCGACATTACCTTTCGCCGGGTTCGCGAGTTCTTCGTCGCCAGCCGCATGCCGCACACCGTGAAACTGCTGCTCGGCGGCTTGGGAACCGGGTTGTGCGGTCTCGCGTTCGTGTCCGTGTTCAACAACGGTCTCATCCCCATCGGGCCCAACTACGAGGCGGTACGCGCCGTGCTGAATTCATCGTACCCGTCTCATGTGTTGATCTATTTCGCGATCCTGAAAATGGCTGCGTCGATCTTCTCCATCGGGTCGGGCGGCGTCAGCGCCATCTTCGTGCCGCTGCTGTTGGTCGGAGGATGCATCGGGAGCGCGTTTGCGCAAACCGTCGTGCACACCGGTACGGTGGACCTGTACGCTGCGGTCGGGATGGCGGCATTTATAGCCGCAGGCTACAAGACTCCGCTCACGGCGGTGGTCTTCGTGGCAGAGACCACTGGCGGTCATTCGTTCATCATCCCGAGTCTAATCGGCGCGGCGATCGCCTACGCGGTGTCGGGAGAAGCCTCGGTCTCCGGCGATCAGCATTTTCAGGAACTCGCAAAACTCGAGGGACTCAGCAACGTTCCGGTGCGGAAAGTCATGCAGAACCGCGTGGTAACCGTGCAAGCGGGTGCGACGGTGCGAGAGTTCGTGCAAAGTATCGCCATTCACCACGAGCATACGGTCTATCCGGTACAGGATGGCTCGCGGGTAGTGGGACTGGTGTCGCTCGCGGTCTTGGGATCGACCCCGTCGGAAAAATGGGATTCCACCACCGTCCGGGCGATCGCCGATTTGACGCCGACGTTCGTCTATGAAGACTGCGACCTGATGGAGGCATTGCGGCTGCTCGCGCGGGAGAAGCCGGATCCGATGCTACTGGTAACCGCCACCGACGGGGCGCTGACCGGGATCGTGACCAAGACCGACATTCTGCGCGCGGTCGAGAGCAGTCACGGGAGCCAAACCGCCGATTCGGATCACTGAGCGGGAGCGGCTGGCGCGTGACGAAGCCGAACGCGGGACACCGTCAGATCTCTCCGCTGTAGTCGTCGATATTCTGAAACGCGTACGGCAGAAAGCTTTTCGCATCCACCGTGCCGATGCGCTTGGCCTGCGCATACACGTCACCCTCCGAATAGACCGCACCGCGAAATTCCAGGATCTCCAGATCGGTCAGGGGATCGTGATGCGACGGTTTGAAGGTGGCTTTGCCCGGTCCGCGTTTTACGACTCGCAATTGGGTCTCGAAGTGCGCTTGCACAATGATCGGATCGAACTCCAGGCCGCGGCCGTCGGCTGAATGCATGAATTTGAAATGAAACCGATCGCTGGTCGCGGGACCGTCGATCGAGAGGTTTTCGGTGAGGCGCGCCTCGACCGAGAGGTACGGAATTCCGTAACGTTCCACCACCCCGCGAGTAACGTCGCCGTCACTTTCGAGCCGCACTCTCCCCTGCTTCTTCGGCTCACCAAACAACTCCCGCCCGAAGATGATCGCGACGTCTGTGGACATCGGCATGGCCAGGCAATAGTCCGCCTCGATTCCCTGGTAGCGTGCACGAATGTCGACCCACCCGCCCGCAAATGCGCCGACGCAGTTGGATCGTCCGAACGCGCCCACCCCAACTGAAACCAGTGGATCTCCCGCCGGCTCAAGGGGCGGAGGCAGAACTGCGCGAATTAGTTCGGGGCGGGTAAGGTAGGTTACTGTGAGGGTCCTGCCGTCCAGGAAAGCCGGGTGAGCAAGCCGCTCTTCTATGGTTTCAATCTCCTCGGGCGTTTTGACCCACTTGGTGTTAGTCATGGGCACCTCCGCGGCGAACTCCAACGCTACTAGCATCGCGCGGGATCGAGCGCCAATGGTGCAAGGCGGGATGCCCGAGAGGTCTCGCTCGTTGCGGGCGGGCCGTAGGCCGGGCTCAGGGGATTGTCATTTCTATGAAGGCGCGATGTTTCGCGCGCCCGAACAGCGTCGAGAAGAATTTCAACACCGTCACCTGCCAGCCGTACTTGCTTTCCAGCGCCTGCTGCACTCGCTGGATGAGCGCACCATCATCGATGCGTCTCCCGTGTCCCTCCGCCCATTCACCGCGCACCTCGCCGCGCGCGTCACAGGCGGCCAGCCGGATTCGATCGTTTGCCTTAAGCCGTTTCATCTTGACTGAGGTGCCATTGGTGACGGCGTAGAGCTTGCCGTCGTACGCGGCCACCCAGATGGGCGTGGGCACTCCGTTTCCGTTGCGACGAAAGGTAACCAGGCTGACGTAACGCTCGGTGGCGAGTTCCTGGAGTGATGGACCAGTCATCCTACTGAAACTTCGGCATCACGCGTTCGGCGAACAGACGCATTGCGGCAAGCACGTTTGCGTGACCGGCTATGCCCCCGGTCTCAAACCAGCACACCAGTCGGGTAAAGCCGAAACGCTCTTTCAGCGCGGCGATCTTGTCGGCGATATACTCTGGTTCGCCCATCGCTCCCATGATTTCATCGACCTGCTCGTATTCAATCGTGCGCAGCCGTTCGCGTACCTTGGCGAAATCCGCCTGCACTCCGGGAACCTGCGCCTCTGGCTCTATGATCTCGCCGGCGGATTTGAAGTAGTTGCGCAGACTTGGTTCGAATTGAGCGCGCACCGACGCGCGATCCCGCCCGGGAAAGGTGAGAAGCAGACCGGCGAACCAGTCGTCAGGACGGGCGCGGCCCGACTCGGCGAGTGCGCGCTCGTAGATCGCGAGCCGCTCGCCAAGCACCGGAAACGGGTTGACCGGGCCACCGGCGAAAATCCGATAAGCGTTGGTGCCGGCATACGCGAAGGTGTCGGGGCTGTTCGCGGCAAGTCGAATCGGAGGATGGGGACGCTGAATCGGTCTGGGCACCACCTCTATGCCTTCCACCTGGTAGTGACGGCCGCGAAAGCTGAGCCGCTCCTGCGTCCATGCGGCGCGCACCAACTCCAGGCCTTCCTCGAACAACCCGCGGCTGTCGGGCATGGGTACGCCATAGCCGCGATAGTTCATCGCAAACGCGCCCCGGCCTGCACCGAACTCGACACGGCCCCCGGAGATCACGTCGAGCATCGCGGTCTCTTCCGCCAGGCGCAGCGGATGGTGCAGCGGCATCAGGTTCACTGCCACGCCGAGGCGAATCCGCGCGGTGCGCTGGGCAATGGCCGCGTGCAGCAGCATCGGCGCGGGCATCATCGAAAAATGCCGAGCGAAATGAACCTCGGCCAGCCAGATCGTGTCGAACCCTAGCTGGTCGGCCGCGACCACCTCTTCGATCAATTCGGTGTAGCGCGCGGGGGTGCGCTGGGTATCGGCCTGAGGCAGCTGATAGAAGAGGTCGAACTTCACTCGTGTGCTCAGTACGCGCTCAGCTGGGCGACGCGTTCGCGGTAGTAGGCCGGGGAACCAAGATAGGACTCATTGAAGCGCGCGCGCTTGAACCACAAATGAATATCATGCTCCCAGGTAAACCCTATGCCACCGTGCATCAGCACCGCGCGGTCCGTCCCGCGGCTGTATACCTCGCACAGCCGCGCCTTTGCCATCGCCGCAGCGCGGGGTGCTTCCTTAGGCATCGCATCCAGCGCGTGGGCCGCGTACCAGACCAGAGAGCGCGCGGGCTCGAGGTCTGCGACTATCTCGGCGGCGGCATGCTTGAGGGCCTGAAACGATCCGATCGGCTTGCCGAATTGCTCACGGACCTTGGAGTAGTC comes from the Candidatus Binataceae bacterium genome and includes:
- a CDS encoding TetR family transcriptional regulator, with product MKSSRSHRLATRVVPLSRGLDTRDRVLQVALSLFSDRGYRGTSLRDIAKRIGIKAPSLLHHFPSKQQLYLSVLDQIFNAMEDSARLVMASPGGPQEQMRKAIADSIDFIARKPDAMKLLWKEFADESGVGRTVMKRRLPPLNALGVNFIFRGQREGAFRSELDSFNFLQTLNSIITGYFTTAAVVKRLWNVNLFDPKSIEHRKHEVIDMVERTLFVDGAKARP
- a CDS encoding amidase, encoding MPDLHWKPAYELAAMIRRRELKAAELMAVTIARLEKVNPKLNAFVALRAEQAMDEARALDEKIARREEVGPLAGLPLGVKDLEDAAGLPTTFGSKPFRNNRPAADSVQVARLKAAGAIVLGKTNAPEFGYTGFTKNLLFGVTRNPWNLERTPGGSSGGSSAAIAGGIVPLATGSDGGGSVRIPACYTGCFGIKCSNGRIPSDPTLGMIPWNDTSVLGPLTRTVRDAALYLDATVGYHPADPDSLPHPGVSYAAMLDRLPRKLRIAFHPDFGELVQRDVAREVARAVDVFKALGHEVSVIDDRLPEVGRDWQRLGATQGYAMLHEMIEENRRDFGRAYLSGLEAANHISWRHYGAAYRHRNELNEWCKRIFARFDLLMTPTLPTEAFAAKGPPPSEIDGKPVRDVMAVVAFTFPFNMSGHPASSVRAGLTDAGLPAGLQIVAERHHEDLVLQASFAYEQARPWQDEWPEI
- a CDS encoding aminotransferase class III-fold pyridoxal phosphate-dependent enzyme → MKTYTFEKSNALMERARKVVPGGIYGHQNPIMLTRGTFPSFFARGEGSHIWDVDGNEYIDYMCSYGPIVLGHRHPRVEEAARHQAELGNCFNAPSPLWVDLAEYLVSITPCADWTVFAKNGSDVCTWTTEVARHATGRKKIAMCSGAYHGTHAWCTPAPGGVTPEDRANIVYFDFNQLESLRHTVAENQGEIAGVVLSPFRHDAGHDSELPVEGFLAGVRELCDRNGIVLILDDVRAGFRLHLGGSGEFFGIRPDLTTYCKAIANGYPLSACLGRESLKQAAQEVFFTGSYFTSAVPMAAALACLKELKAANGIERMRMLGEKLRDGMLAQARSAALEVTYSGPPAIPYMTFKDDGGRHDRMKVFAGECSLNGVYLAPRHNWFISAAHNEEDIKQTLEVTERAFAAVHRQFA
- a CDS encoding response regulator, whose protein sequence is MDNDDNDPAASGVRIFLVEDNPDHVFIALTVMRQVLGDAIEMLHAQSAEEALEMIPRFTESDRPDLFFVDLRLPENGGFSVLTAIRGSEVCASIPLFVVTSSMYDRDIAQSYELGASAVLSKPLSRAKLREELTRVGAIPTLGTVTQTTYRH
- a CDS encoding chloride channel protein, whose amino-acid sequence is MLERIFGSKLFNHPLLQRYTRLVHEDLAATYSRDIQKWLLVAPLIGVATGLVITVINLLILELIWARALPAYLQHHWMIVPGLLVGFLVTGLIMQFCTPDPDQHSTEEIIRSYHDHQGDIDIRPFWWKLLAAVTTVSSGGSAAMEGPSIYGGGAIGSWLWTKLRRFGLESRDRRIMLISGAGAGMAAVFRAPLTGLVFAMEMPYKDDLAHEALLPSLIASVVSYATLVTLVGSEPLFGFSGTTTFEAIDLLWSALLGIGIGLIALVFDITFRRVREFFVASRMPHTVKLLLGGLGTGLCGLAFVSVFNNGLIPIGPNYEAVRAVLNSSYPSHVLIYFAILKMAASIFSIGSGGVSAIFVPLLLVGGCIGSAFAQTVVHTGTVDLYAAVGMAAFIAAGYKTPLTAVVFVAETTGGHSFIIPSLIGAAIAYAVSGEASVSGDQHFQELAKLEGLSNVPVRKVMQNRVVTVQAGATVREFVQSIAIHHEHTVYPVQDGSRVVGLVSLAVLGSTPSEKWDSTTVRAIADLTPTFVYEDCDLMEALRLLAREKPDPMLLVTATDGALTGIVTKTDILRAVESSHGSQTADSDH
- a CDS encoding acetoacetate decarboxylase family protein; translated protein: MTNTKWVKTPEEIETIEERLAHPAFLDGRTLTVTYLTRPELIRAVLPPPLEPAGDPLVSVGVGAFGRSNCVGAFAGGWVDIRARYQGIEADYCLAMPMSTDVAIIFGRELFGEPKKQGRVRLESDGDVTRGVVERYGIPYLSVEARLTENLSIDGPATSDRFHFKFMHSADGRGLEFDPIIVQAHFETQLRVVKRGPGKATFKPSHHDPLTDLEILEFRGAVYSEGDVYAQAKRIGTVDAKSFLPYAFQNIDDYSGEI
- a CDS encoding PPOX class F420-dependent oxidoreductase, giving the protein MTGPSLQELATERYVSLVTFRRNGNGVPTPIWVAAYDGKLYAVTNGTSVKMKRLKANDRIRLAACDARGEVRGEWAEGHGRRIDDGALIQRVQQALESKYGWQVTVLKFFSTLFGRAKHRAFIEMTIP
- a CDS encoding LLM class flavin-dependent oxidoreductase; this translates as MKFDLFYQLPQADTQRTPARYTELIEEVVAADQLGFDTIWLAEVHFARHFSMMPAPMLLHAAIAQRTARIRLGVAVNLMPLHHPLRLAEETAMLDVISGGRVEFGAGRGAFAMNYRGYGVPMPDSRGLFEEGLELVRAAWTQERLSFRGRHYQVEGIEVVPRPIQRPHPPIRLAANSPDTFAYAGTNAYRIFAGGPVNPFPVLGERLAIYERALAESGRARPDDWFAGLLLTFPGRDRASVRAQFEPSLRNYFKSAGEIIEPEAQVPGVQADFAKVRERLRTIEYEQVDEIMGAMGEPEYIADKIAALKERFGFTRLVCWFETGGIAGHANVLAAMRLFAERVMPKFQ